One Danio aesculapii chromosome 13, fDanAes4.1, whole genome shotgun sequence DNA window includes the following coding sequences:
- the vox gene encoding ventral homeobox, with amino-acid sequence MIENRSGVNSSMHMLMRRRPGLYNRAASGGLENTLGLYSDRFTYSKLREKKQSEIMVKNFSVDWLAQSFHDSPGVEVQEPEKKTPQRPHVPCVVQPRPPTSYDKVYLQPKPKVNKAELKPETSKETPAPVNPRNCSSPSFSENSGYSSGYESEAAASECASVEDGHDVEKDGATRRIRTKFTPEQIDKLEKIFNKHKYLDAGERVKTALKLSLSETQVRTWFQNRRMKLKREVQEMRADFLLPQMVLPPVIPVQYQCYDRQRLPFPPRGPMVQQMMLPLHPHHHQLMVARQHYY; translated from the exons ATGATTGAGAATCGATCAGGCGTTAACTCCTCCATGCATATGTTAATGCGACGCCGGCCCGGCCTATATAATCGGGCCGCTTCTGGAGGCCTGGAGAACACTCTCGGATTGTACTCGGATAGATTCACTTACTCGAaattgagagagaaaaaacagaGTGAAATCATGGTGAAGAACTTTTCCGTGGACTGGCTCGCTCAGAGCTTTCATGACTCGCCGGGTGTTGAGGTCCAGGAGCCGGAGAAAAAGACGCCGCAAAGGCCGCATGTTCCGTGTGTGGTCCAGCCGAGACCTCCGACATCATACGACAAGGTTTATTTACAGCCAAAACCCAAAGTTAACAAAGCTGAGCTGAAGCCAGAGACCAGCAAAGAGACCCCAGCTCCGGTTAACCCAAGAAACTGCTCATCTCCAAGCT TTTCAGAAAACAGCGGTTATTCGTCGGGTTATGAGAGTGAAGCAGCCGCTTCTGAATGCGCTTCTGTCGAAGATGGACACGACGTAGAGAAAGACGGAGCGACGCGCAGAATCAGAACCAAATTCACCCCGGAACAGATCGACAAACTGGAGAAAATCTTCAACAAACACAAATACCTGGATGCGGGAGAGAGGGTGAAAACCGCGCTGAAGCTCAGTCTGTCAGAAACACAG GTCAGAACATGGTTCCAGAACCGCAGGATGAAGCTGAAGCGGGAAGTGCAGGAAATGCGCGCGGATTTTCTACTGCCTCAGATGGTGCTTCCGCCGGTAATTCCAGTTCAGTATCAATGCTACGACAGACAGCGGCTCCCGTTCCCGCCACGCGGGCCTATGGTGCAGCAGATGATGTTGCCTCTTCATCCTCACCATCATCAGCTCATGGTGGCCAGACAGCATTACTACTGA